In one Lycium barbarum isolate Lr01 chromosome 7, ASM1917538v2, whole genome shotgun sequence genomic region, the following are encoded:
- the LOC132601994 gene encoding receptor-like protein 9DC3, with product MSGYLEVTDMHQNNLSGVLPNTFSVVSSLRSFNLHGNELEGKIPWSLANCKELQDLDLGDNHLIDTFPMWLGTLPKLQVLSLRSNKLYGPIITSRNEIIFAELRIIDLSCNDFSGNLPTNYHSSVTIANKGQELELVRILTIYTSIDLSSNKFEGPIPSIMGDLIALQLLNLSHNRLQSQIPPSLGSLSLVESLDLSGNHLVGEMLAQLSSLASLEVLNLSYNHLKGCIPQGPQFQTFESNSYEGNDGLCGFPISKVCGKNCVSETNYTVSALDHQESNSECLNDFWKAALMGYRSGLCIGLSIVYFTISTRNLR from the exons ATGAGTGGTTATCTTGAGGTCACGGATATGCACCAAAACAATCTTTCTGGGGTTCTTCCAAACACTTTTAGTGTTGTAAGTTCACTTAGAAGCTTCAACTTGCATGGCAATGAACTAGAAGGGAAAATTCCCTGGTCTTTGGCCAATTGCAAGGAGTTGCAAGATCTTGATTTAGGAGATAATCACCTCATCGACACATTTCCGATGTGGTTGGGAACTCTTCCAAAGCTGCAAGTTTTAAGCTTGAGATCGAATAAATTATATGGACCCATTATAACATCAAGGAATGAAATCATATTTGCTGAGCTTCGAATCATCGATCTCTCTTGCAATGACTTTTCGGGAAACTTACCTACGA ATTACCACTCATCTGTAACAATTGCAAACAAGGGACAGGAGCTTGAACTTGTTAGGATTTTGACTATATACACAAGTATTGATCTTTCAAGTAACAAATTTGAAGGACCTATTCCAAGTATTATGGGAGATCTTATTGCACTTCAGCTGTTAAACTTATCTCATAATCGCTTGCAAAGTCAAATACCACCATCACTTGGAAGTTTATCCTTGGTTGAATCATTGGACCTATCAGGTAACCATCTTGTAGGAGAGATGCTAgcacaactttcttctcttgcatCCCTTGAAGTCTTAAATCTCTCCTACAATCATCTCAAAGGGTGCATTCCTCAAGGACCTCAATTTCAAACCTTTGAGAGCAATTCATATGAAGGTAATGATGGATTATGTGGATTCCCAATTTCGAAAGTTTGTGGCAAGAATTGTGTGTCAGAGACAAATTATACCGTATCTGCACTAGACCATCAAGAAAGCAATTCTGAATGTCTCAATGATTTTTGGAAAGCTGCTCTTATGGGTTACAGAAGTGGACTATGTATTGGATTATCCATAGTATATTTCACGATTTCAACTAGAAATCTGAGATAG